The Mesorhizobium sp. AR10 genome includes the window GCGCACTGTCTCCCCCGAGGCGACGCGGAACCGCCCTTCCTGGGGCTGGCTGACCCGCGCCTCCGCCGAGACCCGCACCTGGCCGACGACGGCGCCGAGCGCATTGGCGACGTCGGTATCCTGCGGCACCACGCAGTCATTGCCGACCAGCTCGGCCAGGCCGGCATAGTGCAACGGCGCCGAGGCGCCGAGGCCGATGACCGGACGGTCGAGCGCGACGCTGAGCCGGGCGATGCCGGGATGCGAATCGACGGCGCGCTGCACCAGCGCGTGCGCCACGGTGGCCGCGCCATCGAGCCCATCTTCGGCAAAGGCGGTTTCGAGGATGACCTCCGCCGACAGCCGGGTCAGCATGGTCAGCACCCGCTCGGAGATCGCCTCCGGTGTCGTGGCGATCGATTGGCCGCGGCCATCGCGCTTGCGGGCGAACAGCTCGGCGCCAAGGCGAGCGGCGATTGGGTCCCAGTTCGCCTGCTTGCCCAGCACATGGGCAGCGTCCGACGGGGTGAAGCCGACGACATGCACCAGTCCGCGCGACACCAGCCGGTTCAAGGTGGCGTTCTGGGCATTCGAGATCAGCACTTTGTCGATGGCGAGCGGCACAGCGCCGATCATCTCGTAGAGCCGGGCTTCGGCGCCGGTGAGGCCCGCCGCCAGCCGGTCCGGCACGCCGGTGCGGACAGCCAGGCGGCCGTCCATGCGGCCGGGATTGGGCGCCCGCAGTTGGCGTTCCAGTTCGACGGTCACGGCCTCGCCATGCACCATGCCGGCCAGCGCCAGCGGCACCAGGCGGCGCGGACCGAGCAGGATCTTTGGGTTGAGCGCGCCGTCCTCCAGCGTCACTTCGGAATCGCCGCCGAGGCCAAAGGTGCGCATGGCCACCGCCTCGACCATGGTGCGGAAGCCGCCGACTGTGGCGCCTTCCGGATCGAGCCGGGGACGGCCCCCGTCGAGCACGGCGACGTCGGTGGTGGTGCCGCCAATGTCGGAGACCACGGCATTGTCCAGCCCGGTCATGTGTCGGGCGCCGACAAGGCTGGCGGCCGGGCCGGAGAGGATGGTCTCGATCGGCCGCTGGCGGGCAAACGCCGCCGACACAAGCGCGCCGTCGCCGCGCACCACCATCAGCGGTGCCACGATCTTGCGGGCGTCCAGAAAGCCTTCGGTCGCCGCCACCAGCCGGTCGATCATCGAGATCAGCCTGGCGTTGAGCAGCGTCGTCAGCGCCCGGCGCGGGCCGCCGAGCTTGGCCGACAGCTCGTGGCTGGCGGTGACCGGCAGGCCGGTCTTTTCGCGGATCAGATCACGGGCCGCGAGCTCATGCGCCGGATTGCGGGTGGCGAAATAGGCGCA containing:
- a CDS encoding hydantoinase/oxoprolinase family protein codes for the protein MTAKTKPSPLFLGIDTGGTYTDAVLWSETEGAQEGPNKGKVLAKAKALTTRHDLAVGISGAVDAVLQKAGTDPAAIKLVSMSTTLATNALVEGQGGRVALVMIGFAEGDLARDGLKAALGTDPVVFCPGGHDVHGNAAKLDLSGLEAALPELGASVSGFAVCAYFATRNPAHELAARDLIREKTGLPVTASHELSAKLGGPRRALTTLLNARLISMIDRLVAATEGFLDARKIVAPLMVVRGDGALVSAAFARQRPIETILSGPAASLVGARHMTGLDNAVVSDIGGTTTDVAVLDGGRPRLDPEGATVGGFRTMVEAVAMRTFGLGGDSEVTLEDGALNPKILLGPRRLVPLALAGMVHGEAVTVELERQLRAPNPGRMDGRLAVRTGVPDRLAAGLTGAEARLYEMIGAVPLAIDKVLISNAQNATLNRLVSRGLVHVVGFTPSDAAHVLGKQANWDPIAARLGAELFARKRDGRGQSIATTPEAISERVLTMLTRLSAEVILETAFAEDGLDGAATVAHALVQRAVDSHPGIARLSVALDRPVIGLGASAPLHYAGLAELVGNDCVVPQDTDVANALGAVVGQVRVSAEARVSQPQEGRFRVASGETVRDFTDEAAAIAAAEADVRAIVAQRAKDAGTDSAEIEVATEFRVSTVEAQRMFIEAHVVAVASGRPRIAV